The Dreissena polymorpha isolate Duluth1 chromosome 2, UMN_Dpol_1.0, whole genome shotgun sequence nucleotide sequence ACTGTTTATCAACACGAATAAGTCTGGCGACCGACATTCTGAAAGTTACCGCTATTACGTTCGTACGGGGTTGATCTCTTGCTATACATCTTTATAGATGAAGCGCCGTGGGAAGATTTGGGCGGGGATGTCTGCGAATCGTTAGATTCGTTCGTCCGCTCGTTGCGTTTGAATTGCCGTCAGTTATCAGACATTATTTGGCCATAAACAAGTCTTTAATCGGCATACCGTGAGTGGTTTGTGAGGAAGAGCGGATCAACGACACACGATGACAATCATTTGCACAATTGTGTATTATACTTTCAGACAAATAAAAACACCAGCCATGCAGGCCCGAACCGCAACTATTCGGATTGAAGAACCGTTTCGCAAAACGTGGAGAGAGCCGGTGACGATAATTTCAGCAGAGGAATTGAAAAGAGCAGAAAGTGGCGACAGTATAGATGGAGCGGAAATAGACTCGATTAACTCAAATTCACGACACGAGCAAAAAGGTGTCAGTGAAATCGTGAAGCGAATAACTCCATCTATGCCGGATATTAGAATAATTTCGGACGAAAAACAATcagaacaaaacaataacaacgaaaacttGAATCCTTCGTGTAAAGATGTGATATTCAGAACTCCTCAGAAACGAAGCTGTGAAATGATGAATGTCTCGCATTGCTTAAGTTCAGACTTCCACAAAGCCTATTCAGACTCGTATCTCTGTGAAAAATCAGACTGGATGCTGGGCGAACGGTCAAGCTCAAGGTCGCCACCCTCACCGTCCGTGGGGTCACGATCACCCCagataaggtcaaggtcacccattGTAAATAAGTCTCCGTCAGTTCGCCATGCGTCCAGCGAGTTCAACTTCTCTCCGGAAAGTACCGAGCATTACCGATGTGAGGTCGAGGCGGAGTCACAACGGGTCAAAAAACGCCTGTTTGAAGAAGTCGCGAATGGTGAGTTGTTAATTTCTACTATTATTATTCAAAATGCCCAATACGACCACCTGAACAATCAACATCAGACATACAGCGTCATAAGCATGACCAACATTATCGGTATCACAATTAGCACTAACACTACCGTCATCACCACCAAAGCCGCGGCCAAAATCAACCATCATCCCGAAAACAAATTAATACTCATAGTTGCAATCATTACAATCATCAATTCTCACCATCAATTATTATCATCATA carries:
- the LOC127869747 gene encoding uncharacterized protein LOC127869747; this encodes MQARTATIRIEEPFRKTWREPVTIISAEELKRAESGDSIDGAEIDSINSNSRHEQKGVSEIVKRITPSMPDIRIISDEKQSEQNNNNENLNPSCKDVIFRTPQKRSCEMMNVSHCLSSDFHKAYSDSYLCEKSDWMLGERSSSRSPPSPSVGSRSPQIRSRSPIVNKSPSVRHASSEFNFSPESTEHYRCEVEAESQRVKKRLFEEVANGSYLTSLPQASYHQQRDAYMSPRHHRSSRDHVTYEHVAGSHDLGAMLSRDHQEPESHYYLGSPSFRSKLASFFSDSESFRAKRRLDIEDEYVSTPKRIKAV